A window of Strix aluco isolate bStrAlu1 chromosome 2, bStrAlu1.hap1, whole genome shotgun sequence contains these coding sequences:
- the CLDN14 gene encoding claudin-14, with protein sequence MASSAVQLLGFSLSLLGLIGTLIATILPHWWRTAHVGTNIITAVAYMKGLWMECVWHSTGIYQCQVHRSQLALPPDLQAARAMMVISCVLSALACVIAVIGMKCTQCAKGTSAKAAIAVSGGIVFILAGLVCLVPVSWTTNNVVTEFYNPMLPSGMKYEIGQALYLGFVSASLTILGGALLCTSGECGGNETPYQTQPSSVRRTAPSYRPPTVYKGNHASSLTSASHSGYRLNDYV encoded by the coding sequence ATGGCAAGCTCGGCTGTTCAGTTACTTGGCTTCTCTCTAAGCCTGCTTGGCCTAATTGGGACATTAATTGCTACTATTCTGCCACACTGGTGGCGAACGGCACATGTAGGCACCAATATTATAACAGCTGTGGCCTATATGAAAGGGCTTTGGATGGAATGCGTCTGGCACAGCACCGGCATCTACCAGTGCCAGGTCCACCGCTCCCAGCTGGCGCTGCCCCCTGACCTCCAAGCCGCCCGTGCCATGATGGTAATTTCCTGCGTCCTTTCCGCGCTGGCATGCGTGATTGCTGTCATCGGTATGAAGTGCACACAGTGTGCCAAGGGGACTTCTGCCAAAGCCGCCATCGCAGTCTCCGGGGGGATCGTTTTCATTCTGGCTGGTCTTGTTTGCCTGGTACCTGTTTCTTGGACCACTAACAACGTTGTTACAGAGTTCTACAACCCCATGCTTCCCAGTGGGATGAAGTATGAGATAGGTCAAGCTCTTTACCTTGGCTTCGTCTCTGCATCTTTGACTATCCTCGGTGGTGCTCTGCTGTGCACATCGGGCGAGTGTGGTGGGAACGAGACACCTTACCAGACACAGCCCAGCAGCGTAAGAAGGACTGCTCCCTCCTATAGACCACCAACTGTCTACAAGGGAAACCATGCTTCTTCCCTAACATCTGCTTCCCATAGCGGCTACAGATTAAATGACTATGTGTGA